A region of Mauremys mutica isolate MM-2020 ecotype Southern chromosome 24, ASM2049712v1, whole genome shotgun sequence DNA encodes the following proteins:
- the PDE4C gene encoding cAMP-specific 3',5'-cyclic phosphodiesterase 4C isoform X3 — MELSREGAGTAKPPKHLWRQPRTHIRIQQRFHSDTERYLLRRAPDGAPRPGLRRPRMSWPCSLQRRFDIENGLSSGRSPLDPQASPGSGLVLQGNVPHSQRRESFLYRSDSDYDLSPKAMSRNSSIASDLHGEDMIVTPFAQVLASLRTVRSNFALLTHLQDRVASKRTSSSNPPSVCKASLSEDACQKLAIETLEELDWCLDQLETLQTRHSVSEMASNKFKRMLNRELTHLSETSRSGNQVSEYISSTFLDKQHEVEIPTPTPKEKEAEKTTRPMAQISGLKKLTHSSSFISSSIPRFGVRTDQEGLLAKELEDTNKWGLDMFKITEYSGNRPLTVIMYSIFQERDLMKTFRIPADTFITYMMTLEDHYHADVAYHNNIHAADVVQSTHVLLSTPALEAVFTDLEVMAAIFASAIHDVDHPGVSNQFLINTNSELALMYNDVSVLENHHLAVGFRLLQEENCDIFQHLGKKQRQSLRKMAIDMVLATDMSKHMNLLADLKTMVETKKVTSLGVLLLDNYSDRIQVLQNMVHCADLSNPTKPLELYRQWTDRIMVEFFHQGDREREKGMEISPMCDKLSASVEKSQVGFIDYIAHPLWETWADLVHPDAQEILDTLEDNREWYQSMIPHSPSPPEQQDPEKGGAGEKFQFQLTLEEEGESDTEPEEAESPLEEDNSGSDSKTLATDDSESAELERLSPGSAGRDSPPPAHSGPLRNTLVKQKEVLHFDNRRALERTLSQPDGGTSLGCPELGRRGSLEARELGLDTEGNLTFLPLGT, encoded by the exons CTTTGACATTGAAAATGGCCTTTCATCGGGGAGGAGCCCGCTGGACCCCCAAGCCAGCCCCGGCTCCGGGctggtcctgcaggggaacgtgCCTCACAGCCAGCGGCGAGAGTCCTTCCTCTACCGCTCCGACAGCGACTATGATCTGTCTCCCAAAGCCATGTCCCGGAACTCCTCCATCGCCAGCGACCT GCATGGAGAAGACATGATCGTCACGCCCTTCGCGCAG GTCCTGGCCAGCCTGCGCACCGTCAGGAGCAACTTTGCCCTGCTGACGCACCTGCAGGACCGCGTGGCTAGCAA GAGAACTTCTAGCAGCAACCCGCCATCTGTGTGCAAGGCCAGCCTGTCGG AGGATGCCTGTCAGAAGCTGGCAATCGAGACCCTGGAAGAGCTGGACTGGTGCTTGGACCAGCTGGAGACCCTGCAGACCAGGCATTCTGTCAGCGAGATGGCCTCCAACAAG TTTAAAAGGATGCTGAACAGGGAACTGACGCACCTATCCGAAACCAGCCGCTCTGGCAACCAGGTGTCTGAGTACATCTCCAGCACCTTCCTGG ACAAACAGCATGAGGTGGAAATTCCCACCCCCACGCCCAAGGAGAAGGAGGCGGAGAAGACGACGCGCCCCATGGCCCAGATCAGCGGCCTGAAGAAACTGACGCACAGCTCCAGCTTCATCAGCTCCAGCATCCCTCGCTTCGGGGTCAGGACGGACCAGGAAGGGCTCCTGGCCAAG GAACTCGAAGATACAAACAAATGGGGTCTTGACATGTTTAAAATCACAGAGTATTCTGGCAACCGCCCACTCACGGTCATCATGTACAGCATCTTCCAG GAGCGGGACCTGATGAAGACCTTCCGCATCCCAGCCGACACCTTCATCACCTACATGATGACCCTGGAGGACCATTACCACGCCGACGTGGCCTATCACAACAACATCCACGCCGCAGACGTGGTCCAGTCCACGCATGTGCTGCTGTCCACGCCGGCTctggag GCTGTGTTCACGGACCTGGAGGTCATGGCTGCCATCTTCGCCAGCGCCATCCATGATGTTGACCACCCAGGCGTGTCAAACCAGTTCCTGATCAACACCA ACTCGGAGCTGGCTCTGATGTACAACGACGTCTCTGTCCTGGAGAATCACCACCTGGCCGTGGGCTTCAGGCTCCTCCAGGAGGAAAACTGCGACATCTTCCAGCACCTTGGCAAGAAGCAGCGGCAGTCGCTCCGCAAGATGGCCATCGacatg GTGCTGGCAACGGACATGTCCAAACACATGAACCTGCTGGCAGATCTGAAGACGATGGTGGAGACCAAGAAGGTGACCAGTCTGGGAGTCCTGCTGCTGGATAACTACTCCGACCGAATCCAG GTGCTGCAGAACATGGTTCACTGCGCTGACCTCAGTAACCCCACCAAGCCCCTGGAGCTGTACCGCCAGTGGACGGACCGGATCATGGTGGAGTTCTTCCACCAGGGGGACCGGGAGCGGGAGAAGGGCATGGAGATCAGCCCCATGTGCGACAAGCTCAGCGCCTCCGTGGAGAAGTCCCag GTGGGCTTCATCGACTACATCGCTCACCCGCTGTGGGAGACGTGGGCCGATCTGGTGCACCCTGACGCCCAGGAGATCCTGGACACGCTGGAGGACAACCGGGAGTGGTACCAGAGCATGATCCCGCACAGCCCCTCGCCGCCTGAGCAGCAGGATCCCGAGAAGGGCGGTGCGGGGGAGAAGTTCCAGTTCCAGCTGACCCTGGAGGAAGAGGGCGAGTCGGACACTGAGCCGGAGGAGGCCGAGAGCCCGCTGGAGGAGGACAACAGTGGCAGCGACTCCAAGACGCTGGCCACAGATGACTCGGAGTCGGCAGAGCTCGAGCGCCTGTCCCCCGGCTCAGCTGGCAGGGACTCTCCGCCCCCCGCGCACAGCGGCCCGCTCAGGAACACGCTGGTCAAGCAGAAGGAGGTCTTGCACTTTGACAACAGGAGGGCTCTGGAGAGGACGCTCTCGCAGCCCGACGGCGGCACCTCACTGGGGTGCCCGGAGCTGGGCCGCAGGGGGAGCCTGGAGGCCAGGGAGCTGGGCCTGGACACAGAGGGGAACCTCACGTTTCTGCCGCTGGGGACGTAA
- the PDE4C gene encoding cAMP-specific 3',5'-cyclic phosphodiesterase 4C isoform X4, with translation MWAPPHTLICGSKMLNPKHGSPGASPSASPCSSPRNSPILFRKLMMNQSIRMQRRFTVAHPLCFDIENGLSSGRSPLDPQASPGSGLVLQGNVPHSQRRESFLYRSDSDYDLSPKAMSRNSSIASDLHGEDMIVTPFAQVLASLRTVRSNFALLTHLQDRVASKRTSSSNPPSVCKASLSEDACQKLAIETLEELDWCLDQLETLQTRHSVSEMASNKFKRMLNRELTHLSETSRSGNQVSEYISSTFLDKQHEVEIPTPTPKEKEAEKTTRPMAQISGLKKLTHSSSFISSSIPRFGVRTDQEGLLAKELEDTNKWGLDMFKITEYSGNRPLTVIMYSIFQERDLMKTFRIPADTFITYMMTLEDHYHADVAYHNNIHAADVVQSTHVLLSTPALEAVFTDLEVMAAIFASAIHDVDHPGVSNQFLINTNSELALMYNDVSVLENHHLAVGFRLLQEENCDIFQHLGKKQRQSLRKMAIDMVLATDMSKHMNLLADLKTMVETKKVTSLGVLLLDNYSDRIQVLQNMVHCADLSNPTKPLELYRQWTDRIMVEFFHQGDREREKGMEISPMCDKLSASVEKSQVGFIDYIAHPLWETWADLVHPDAQEILDTLEDNREWYQSMIPHSPSPPEQQDPEKGGAGEKFQFQLTLEEEGESDTEPEEAESPLEEDNSGSDSKTLATDDSESAELERLSPGSAGRDSPPPAHSGPLRNTLVKQKEVLHFDNRRALERTLSQPDGGTSLGCPELGRRGSLEARELGLDTEGNLTFLPLGT, from the exons CTTTGACATTGAAAATGGCCTTTCATCGGGGAGGAGCCCGCTGGACCCCCAAGCCAGCCCCGGCTCCGGGctggtcctgcaggggaacgtgCCTCACAGCCAGCGGCGAGAGTCCTTCCTCTACCGCTCCGACAGCGACTATGATCTGTCTCCCAAAGCCATGTCCCGGAACTCCTCCATCGCCAGCGACCT GCATGGAGAAGACATGATCGTCACGCCCTTCGCGCAG GTCCTGGCCAGCCTGCGCACCGTCAGGAGCAACTTTGCCCTGCTGACGCACCTGCAGGACCGCGTGGCTAGCAA GAGAACTTCTAGCAGCAACCCGCCATCTGTGTGCAAGGCCAGCCTGTCGG AGGATGCCTGTCAGAAGCTGGCAATCGAGACCCTGGAAGAGCTGGACTGGTGCTTGGACCAGCTGGAGACCCTGCAGACCAGGCATTCTGTCAGCGAGATGGCCTCCAACAAG TTTAAAAGGATGCTGAACAGGGAACTGACGCACCTATCCGAAACCAGCCGCTCTGGCAACCAGGTGTCTGAGTACATCTCCAGCACCTTCCTGG ACAAACAGCATGAGGTGGAAATTCCCACCCCCACGCCCAAGGAGAAGGAGGCGGAGAAGACGACGCGCCCCATGGCCCAGATCAGCGGCCTGAAGAAACTGACGCACAGCTCCAGCTTCATCAGCTCCAGCATCCCTCGCTTCGGGGTCAGGACGGACCAGGAAGGGCTCCTGGCCAAG GAACTCGAAGATACAAACAAATGGGGTCTTGACATGTTTAAAATCACAGAGTATTCTGGCAACCGCCCACTCACGGTCATCATGTACAGCATCTTCCAG GAGCGGGACCTGATGAAGACCTTCCGCATCCCAGCCGACACCTTCATCACCTACATGATGACCCTGGAGGACCATTACCACGCCGACGTGGCCTATCACAACAACATCCACGCCGCAGACGTGGTCCAGTCCACGCATGTGCTGCTGTCCACGCCGGCTctggag GCTGTGTTCACGGACCTGGAGGTCATGGCTGCCATCTTCGCCAGCGCCATCCATGATGTTGACCACCCAGGCGTGTCAAACCAGTTCCTGATCAACACCA ACTCGGAGCTGGCTCTGATGTACAACGACGTCTCTGTCCTGGAGAATCACCACCTGGCCGTGGGCTTCAGGCTCCTCCAGGAGGAAAACTGCGACATCTTCCAGCACCTTGGCAAGAAGCAGCGGCAGTCGCTCCGCAAGATGGCCATCGacatg GTGCTGGCAACGGACATGTCCAAACACATGAACCTGCTGGCAGATCTGAAGACGATGGTGGAGACCAAGAAGGTGACCAGTCTGGGAGTCCTGCTGCTGGATAACTACTCCGACCGAATCCAG GTGCTGCAGAACATGGTTCACTGCGCTGACCTCAGTAACCCCACCAAGCCCCTGGAGCTGTACCGCCAGTGGACGGACCGGATCATGGTGGAGTTCTTCCACCAGGGGGACCGGGAGCGGGAGAAGGGCATGGAGATCAGCCCCATGTGCGACAAGCTCAGCGCCTCCGTGGAGAAGTCCCag GTGGGCTTCATCGACTACATCGCTCACCCGCTGTGGGAGACGTGGGCCGATCTGGTGCACCCTGACGCCCAGGAGATCCTGGACACGCTGGAGGACAACCGGGAGTGGTACCAGAGCATGATCCCGCACAGCCCCTCGCCGCCTGAGCAGCAGGATCCCGAGAAGGGCGGTGCGGGGGAGAAGTTCCAGTTCCAGCTGACCCTGGAGGAAGAGGGCGAGTCGGACACTGAGCCGGAGGAGGCCGAGAGCCCGCTGGAGGAGGACAACAGTGGCAGCGACTCCAAGACGCTGGCCACAGATGACTCGGAGTCGGCAGAGCTCGAGCGCCTGTCCCCCGGCTCAGCTGGCAGGGACTCTCCGCCCCCCGCGCACAGCGGCCCGCTCAGGAACACGCTGGTCAAGCAGAAGGAGGTCTTGCACTTTGACAACAGGAGGGCTCTGGAGAGGACGCTCTCGCAGCCCGACGGCGGCACCTCACTGGGGTGCCCGGAGCTGGGCCGCAGGGGGAGCCTGGAGGCCAGGGAGCTGGGCCTGGACACAGAGGGGAACCTCACGTTTCTGCCGCTGGGGACGTAA
- the PDE4C gene encoding cAMP-specific 3',5'-cyclic phosphodiesterase 4C isoform X2, producing the protein MGGSGQAPTLSSLEEKTRPPCRCGGARACWRESSWRARDRMSLPTSRGSVALVDCALMVCNGYLAGSPRAVNRPIDIVQKHRRFDIENGLSSGRSPLDPQASPGSGLVLQGNVPHSQRRESFLYRSDSDYDLSPKAMSRNSSIASDLHGEDMIVTPFAQVLASLRTVRSNFALLTHLQDRVASKRTSSSNPPSVCKASLSEDACQKLAIETLEELDWCLDQLETLQTRHSVSEMASNKFKRMLNRELTHLSETSRSGNQVSEYISSTFLDKQHEVEIPTPTPKEKEAEKTTRPMAQISGLKKLTHSSSFISSSIPRFGVRTDQEGLLAKELEDTNKWGLDMFKITEYSGNRPLTVIMYSIFQERDLMKTFRIPADTFITYMMTLEDHYHADVAYHNNIHAADVVQSTHVLLSTPALEAVFTDLEVMAAIFASAIHDVDHPGVSNQFLINTNSELALMYNDVSVLENHHLAVGFRLLQEENCDIFQHLGKKQRQSLRKMAIDMVLATDMSKHMNLLADLKTMVETKKVTSLGVLLLDNYSDRIQVLQNMVHCADLSNPTKPLELYRQWTDRIMVEFFHQGDREREKGMEISPMCDKLSASVEKSQVGFIDYIAHPLWETWADLVHPDAQEILDTLEDNREWYQSMIPHSPSPPEQQDPEKGGAGEKFQFQLTLEEEGESDTEPEEAESPLEEDNSGSDSKTLATDDSESAELERLSPGSAGRDSPPPAHSGPLRNTLVKQKEVLHFDNRRALERTLSQPDGGTSLGCPELGRRGSLEARELGLDTEGNLTFLPLGT; encoded by the exons ATGGGAGGCTCGGGCCAGGCCCCCACGCTGAGCTCGCTGGAGGAGAAGACTCGCCCTCCCTGCAGGTGTGGAGGGGCCCGGGCCTGCTGGCGTGAGAGCAGCTGGAGGGCACGGGACAGGATGAGCCTGCCCACAAGCCGTGGCTCCGTGGCCCTGGTGGACTGTGCTCTTATGGTCTGCAACGGCTACCTGGCCGGCTCGCCCCGCGCCGTCAACCGGCCCATCGACATCGTGCAGAAGCACAGACG CTTTGACATTGAAAATGGCCTTTCATCGGGGAGGAGCCCGCTGGACCCCCAAGCCAGCCCCGGCTCCGGGctggtcctgcaggggaacgtgCCTCACAGCCAGCGGCGAGAGTCCTTCCTCTACCGCTCCGACAGCGACTATGATCTGTCTCCCAAAGCCATGTCCCGGAACTCCTCCATCGCCAGCGACCT GCATGGAGAAGACATGATCGTCACGCCCTTCGCGCAG GTCCTGGCCAGCCTGCGCACCGTCAGGAGCAACTTTGCCCTGCTGACGCACCTGCAGGACCGCGTGGCTAGCAA GAGAACTTCTAGCAGCAACCCGCCATCTGTGTGCAAGGCCAGCCTGTCGG AGGATGCCTGTCAGAAGCTGGCAATCGAGACCCTGGAAGAGCTGGACTGGTGCTTGGACCAGCTGGAGACCCTGCAGACCAGGCATTCTGTCAGCGAGATGGCCTCCAACAAG TTTAAAAGGATGCTGAACAGGGAACTGACGCACCTATCCGAAACCAGCCGCTCTGGCAACCAGGTGTCTGAGTACATCTCCAGCACCTTCCTGG ACAAACAGCATGAGGTGGAAATTCCCACCCCCACGCCCAAGGAGAAGGAGGCGGAGAAGACGACGCGCCCCATGGCCCAGATCAGCGGCCTGAAGAAACTGACGCACAGCTCCAGCTTCATCAGCTCCAGCATCCCTCGCTTCGGGGTCAGGACGGACCAGGAAGGGCTCCTGGCCAAG GAACTCGAAGATACAAACAAATGGGGTCTTGACATGTTTAAAATCACAGAGTATTCTGGCAACCGCCCACTCACGGTCATCATGTACAGCATCTTCCAG GAGCGGGACCTGATGAAGACCTTCCGCATCCCAGCCGACACCTTCATCACCTACATGATGACCCTGGAGGACCATTACCACGCCGACGTGGCCTATCACAACAACATCCACGCCGCAGACGTGGTCCAGTCCACGCATGTGCTGCTGTCCACGCCGGCTctggag GCTGTGTTCACGGACCTGGAGGTCATGGCTGCCATCTTCGCCAGCGCCATCCATGATGTTGACCACCCAGGCGTGTCAAACCAGTTCCTGATCAACACCA ACTCGGAGCTGGCTCTGATGTACAACGACGTCTCTGTCCTGGAGAATCACCACCTGGCCGTGGGCTTCAGGCTCCTCCAGGAGGAAAACTGCGACATCTTCCAGCACCTTGGCAAGAAGCAGCGGCAGTCGCTCCGCAAGATGGCCATCGacatg GTGCTGGCAACGGACATGTCCAAACACATGAACCTGCTGGCAGATCTGAAGACGATGGTGGAGACCAAGAAGGTGACCAGTCTGGGAGTCCTGCTGCTGGATAACTACTCCGACCGAATCCAG GTGCTGCAGAACATGGTTCACTGCGCTGACCTCAGTAACCCCACCAAGCCCCTGGAGCTGTACCGCCAGTGGACGGACCGGATCATGGTGGAGTTCTTCCACCAGGGGGACCGGGAGCGGGAGAAGGGCATGGAGATCAGCCCCATGTGCGACAAGCTCAGCGCCTCCGTGGAGAAGTCCCag GTGGGCTTCATCGACTACATCGCTCACCCGCTGTGGGAGACGTGGGCCGATCTGGTGCACCCTGACGCCCAGGAGATCCTGGACACGCTGGAGGACAACCGGGAGTGGTACCAGAGCATGATCCCGCACAGCCCCTCGCCGCCTGAGCAGCAGGATCCCGAGAAGGGCGGTGCGGGGGAGAAGTTCCAGTTCCAGCTGACCCTGGAGGAAGAGGGCGAGTCGGACACTGAGCCGGAGGAGGCCGAGAGCCCGCTGGAGGAGGACAACAGTGGCAGCGACTCCAAGACGCTGGCCACAGATGACTCGGAGTCGGCAGAGCTCGAGCGCCTGTCCCCCGGCTCAGCTGGCAGGGACTCTCCGCCCCCCGCGCACAGCGGCCCGCTCAGGAACACGCTGGTCAAGCAGAAGGAGGTCTTGCACTTTGACAACAGGAGGGCTCTGGAGAGGACGCTCTCGCAGCCCGACGGCGGCACCTCACTGGGGTGCCCGGAGCTGGGCCGCAGGGGGAGCCTGGAGGCCAGGGAGCTGGGCCTGGACACAGAGGGGAACCTCACGTTTCTGCCGCTGGGGACGTAA
- the PDE4C gene encoding cAMP-specific 3',5'-cyclic phosphodiesterase 4C isoform X5: MSRNSSIASDLHGEDMIVTPFAQVLASLRTVRSNFALLTHLQDRVASKRTSSSNPPSVCKASLSEDACQKLAIETLEELDWCLDQLETLQTRHSVSEMASNKFKRMLNRELTHLSETSRSGNQVSEYISSTFLDKQHEVEIPTPTPKEKEAEKTTRPMAQISGLKKLTHSSSFISSSIPRFGVRTDQEGLLAKELEDTNKWGLDMFKITEYSGNRPLTVIMYSIFQERDLMKTFRIPADTFITYMMTLEDHYHADVAYHNNIHAADVVQSTHVLLSTPALEAVFTDLEVMAAIFASAIHDVDHPGVSNQFLINTNSELALMYNDVSVLENHHLAVGFRLLQEENCDIFQHLGKKQRQSLRKMAIDMVLATDMSKHMNLLADLKTMVETKKVTSLGVLLLDNYSDRIQVLQNMVHCADLSNPTKPLELYRQWTDRIMVEFFHQGDREREKGMEISPMCDKLSASVEKSQVGFIDYIAHPLWETWADLVHPDAQEILDTLEDNREWYQSMIPHSPSPPEQQDPEKGGAGEKFQFQLTLEEEGESDTEPEEAESPLEEDNSGSDSKTLATDDSESAELERLSPGSAGRDSPPPAHSGPLRNTLVKQKEVLHFDNRRALERTLSQPDGGTSLGCPELGRRGSLEARELGLDTEGNLTFLPLGT, translated from the exons ATGTCCCGGAACTCCTCCATCGCCAGCGACCT GCATGGAGAAGACATGATCGTCACGCCCTTCGCGCAG GTCCTGGCCAGCCTGCGCACCGTCAGGAGCAACTTTGCCCTGCTGACGCACCTGCAGGACCGCGTGGCTAGCAA GAGAACTTCTAGCAGCAACCCGCCATCTGTGTGCAAGGCCAGCCTGTCGG AGGATGCCTGTCAGAAGCTGGCAATCGAGACCCTGGAAGAGCTGGACTGGTGCTTGGACCAGCTGGAGACCCTGCAGACCAGGCATTCTGTCAGCGAGATGGCCTCCAACAAG TTTAAAAGGATGCTGAACAGGGAACTGACGCACCTATCCGAAACCAGCCGCTCTGGCAACCAGGTGTCTGAGTACATCTCCAGCACCTTCCTGG ACAAACAGCATGAGGTGGAAATTCCCACCCCCACGCCCAAGGAGAAGGAGGCGGAGAAGACGACGCGCCCCATGGCCCAGATCAGCGGCCTGAAGAAACTGACGCACAGCTCCAGCTTCATCAGCTCCAGCATCCCTCGCTTCGGGGTCAGGACGGACCAGGAAGGGCTCCTGGCCAAG GAACTCGAAGATACAAACAAATGGGGTCTTGACATGTTTAAAATCACAGAGTATTCTGGCAACCGCCCACTCACGGTCATCATGTACAGCATCTTCCAG GAGCGGGACCTGATGAAGACCTTCCGCATCCCAGCCGACACCTTCATCACCTACATGATGACCCTGGAGGACCATTACCACGCCGACGTGGCCTATCACAACAACATCCACGCCGCAGACGTGGTCCAGTCCACGCATGTGCTGCTGTCCACGCCGGCTctggag GCTGTGTTCACGGACCTGGAGGTCATGGCTGCCATCTTCGCCAGCGCCATCCATGATGTTGACCACCCAGGCGTGTCAAACCAGTTCCTGATCAACACCA ACTCGGAGCTGGCTCTGATGTACAACGACGTCTCTGTCCTGGAGAATCACCACCTGGCCGTGGGCTTCAGGCTCCTCCAGGAGGAAAACTGCGACATCTTCCAGCACCTTGGCAAGAAGCAGCGGCAGTCGCTCCGCAAGATGGCCATCGacatg GTGCTGGCAACGGACATGTCCAAACACATGAACCTGCTGGCAGATCTGAAGACGATGGTGGAGACCAAGAAGGTGACCAGTCTGGGAGTCCTGCTGCTGGATAACTACTCCGACCGAATCCAG GTGCTGCAGAACATGGTTCACTGCGCTGACCTCAGTAACCCCACCAAGCCCCTGGAGCTGTACCGCCAGTGGACGGACCGGATCATGGTGGAGTTCTTCCACCAGGGGGACCGGGAGCGGGAGAAGGGCATGGAGATCAGCCCCATGTGCGACAAGCTCAGCGCCTCCGTGGAGAAGTCCCag GTGGGCTTCATCGACTACATCGCTCACCCGCTGTGGGAGACGTGGGCCGATCTGGTGCACCCTGACGCCCAGGAGATCCTGGACACGCTGGAGGACAACCGGGAGTGGTACCAGAGCATGATCCCGCACAGCCCCTCGCCGCCTGAGCAGCAGGATCCCGAGAAGGGCGGTGCGGGGGAGAAGTTCCAGTTCCAGCTGACCCTGGAGGAAGAGGGCGAGTCGGACACTGAGCCGGAGGAGGCCGAGAGCCCGCTGGAGGAGGACAACAGTGGCAGCGACTCCAAGACGCTGGCCACAGATGACTCGGAGTCGGCAGAGCTCGAGCGCCTGTCCCCCGGCTCAGCTGGCAGGGACTCTCCGCCCCCCGCGCACAGCGGCCCGCTCAGGAACACGCTGGTCAAGCAGAAGGAGGTCTTGCACTTTGACAACAGGAGGGCTCTGGAGAGGACGCTCTCGCAGCCCGACGGCGGCACCTCACTGGGGTGCCCGGAGCTGGGCCGCAGGGGGAGCCTGGAGGCCAGGGAGCTGGGCCTGGACACAGAGGGGAACCTCACGTTTCTGCCGCTGGGGACGTAA